Proteins from one Hyperolius riggenbachi isolate aHypRig1 chromosome 2, aHypRig1.pri, whole genome shotgun sequence genomic window:
- the LOC137544086 gene encoding transcription factor Sp5-like, translated as MAASVMLLNRENTLQAYLQDRTPNSSPDTGPFPIRNAVPSVCNSVRLPKSNHWDYPQSFSVFSGPASGMFPLWGNDVNSNTAMGSHGVPFGVPKVQYTNHMSAVGTHELPLTPPADPNVYPFEMSPAKVMTSQVPANHAYNFQDPNAVSQDFSSYMQSPSPYSQRHLPSAHMDEQTWWSLQQANPNNLHSFHLTNSLMVGPQPQLAALLQSSSKTLLSSTRRCRRCKCPNCQASPSNEEPGKKKLHICHLPGCGKVYGKTSHLKAHLRWHAGERPFICNWVFCGKSFTRSDELQRHLRTHTGEKRFGCQECGKRFMRSDHLSKHAKTHQNKKGKFVTLPTDNIKKE; from the exons ATGGCTGCTTCTGTGATGCTTCTGAACAGAGAGAATACTTTACAGGCATATTTACAG gACAGAACTCCAAACTCCTCCCCAGACACAGGACCTTTTCCAATACGGAACGCAGTCCCCTCAGTCTGCAACTCAGTAAGATTACCCAAATCAAACCACTGGGATTACCCTCAGTCTTTTTCTGTCTTCTCTGGACCTGCATCAGGAATGTTCCCACTCTGGGGGAATGATGTTAATTCCAATACTGCGATGGGATCTCATGGAGTCCCCTTTGGTGTACCTAAAGTACAGTATACCAACCACATGTCTGCAGTAGGAACTCATGAGCTACCATTGACTCCTCCAGCTGACCCTAATGTATATCCGTTTGAAATGTCGCCTGCCAAGGTCATGACGTCTCAAGTTCCAGCAAACCATGCTTATAATTTCCAAGACCCAAATGCTGTATCTCAGGACTTCTCAAGTTACATGCAATCTCCCTCCCCATACTCCCAAAGACACCTCCCCTCAGCACACATGGATGAACAGACCTGGTGGagtctgcagcaagcaaacccaaATAATCTTCATTCTTTCCATTTGACAAACTCATTAATGGTGGGGCCACAGCCACAGCTTGCAGCACTTCTTCAGAGTTCCTCTAAAACACTACTGAGCTCAACCAGACGTTGTAGGAGGTGTAAATGTCCCAACTGCCAGGCATCGCCAAGCAATGAAGAGCCAGGGAAGAAGAAGCTTCACATATGCCATCTTCCAGGTTGTGGCAAGGTGTATGGAAAAACATCCCATCTGAAAGCCCATCTACGTTGGCATGCTGGAGAGAGACCTTTTATCTGTAACTGGGTTTTCTGTGGCAAAAGTTTCACTAGATCTGATGAACTTCAGCGACATCTAAGGACGCATACAGGGGAGAAGCGGTTTGGATGTCAGGAGTGTGGAAAGCGCTTTATGAGGAGTGATCACCTTTCCAAACATGCAAAAACCCATCAAAACAAAAAGGGGAAGTTTGTGACCCTTCCCACAGATAATATTAAAAAGGAGTGA